Sequence from the Bacteroidales bacterium genome:
TTTGCCGGAACTGTTTTAAAATAATAGAACGAAGCATGCCGGAATTTGTGTTTTACCGTACATTCCCAAAAATAAAACAATACCTAAAGAACTATTACTCCAACATTACTTGCACAAAAAAACTCATCCTCAATTACCCACAACATTTGTGTTGAAGTACTTGATGTATATACGTAACTAAAAAAACCATAGTGTTGTATATATCTGTTATAATTATAAGTACATTTCATCAGTAAATGTATAATATTTTACTTAATATTCAATATTTGTATGTGCTTTTTAAGTTTGCTGAAAATTCAAAACTCCGGCAAAGTTTAGAATAATAGTGAAATAAATAACTTTTAAGCGGTTCAAACCGCTAAAAAGCGAATGTAATTATTTTTGTCTGTTTTTTCTCATAATATCTAATGCACATAAATAACCACTGTAAATTGCACCGGAAAAACCGCCTCCGATTTTTGTCCAAGCAGAAGCAAAATGCAGATTATCAATTGATTGTATTTTGTCGAACATCATCCTTTGAGGGGTTTGTGCAAATCCGTAAACAGCTCCTTCAGGGTTCAAGGTATATCGTGCAACTGTTTTTGAGGTGCCGATTTCATAATACTCAATTTGATCTTTAATCCCCGGAATGAGCTTTTCTAATTTTTCTATATAAATTTCTCCTGCTTTCTTCTTTTTTGCCTTATATTCTTCTTTATTAAGTTTGTCCCAATCAGAATAATAATCTATGCAACAGATGACTCCTACACTTTTTCCTTTAGTTGTAAGTGCAGAATCAACCTGACTGTAATCTATAAATGTAAAACTGCGTTTATTAAAATCACCTCTGTTATTCTTTTTAATATCAGCTTGTGTTTTAATTGAATCATCGAAAACAAAAGTTGAATAATACTTACTTCCGATATCTTTCAGGCTTTTCTTAAAACCAAAATATATTGTTAAAAGTGATGCACCTGTTTCAAGTTTAGTTATTTGTTGTTGTAATTTTTCGCCTTCTGCTTTTGGCAAAAGAATATTTGCAACATTCGGAACAGCAGCATTTGCAATTATTTCATCTGCAAACACTGAAATTGTTTCTGATGTATTTTTTTCAATATATTTAACACCTACAGCTTTATTATTTTCAGTAATAATATCAGTAACCATGTGTTTAAGGATCACTTTTCCTCCGTTTTTTGATATAAAATCAGAAAGATAATCGGAAAGCTTTTGTGAGCCTCCTTTAATAAAATTACCGCCTCCTTGAAAATATCTTCCTTGAGCTACGGAATAATAGATCAGCGAAACTGAATACGGGTCGTCATGGAAATAGCCGAGATTACCGAGAAGGACAAGTTTTAAATCTTCGTTACTGATTATTGAATTAAGAAATTCGCCAAGTGAAATATCAATTTTTCCTTCGGATTCTTTAGCTTTCTTTTTTGCATTAAGAATTTGATCAAAATAAGCTTTTATA
This genomic interval carries:
- a CDS encoding NAD(P)/FAD-dependent oxidoreductase, whose translation is MKYDIIIIGAGLGGLTAGAKLAKEGKKVLLIEQHDRPGGCATTFKRKDFTFEVGLHEMDGLAGSDMKIKIFRELGVFDNVEFLKVPEFYHFINDRHEITIPHEPEKAVEILTENFPDEEIGIKAYFDQILNAKKKAKESEGKIDISLGEFLNSIISNEDLKLVLLGNLGYFHDDPYSVSLIYYSVAQGRYFQGGGNFIKGGSQKLSDYLSDFISKNGGKVILKHMVTDIITENNKAVGVKYIEKNTSETISVFADEIIANAAVPNVANILLPKAEGEKLQQQITKLETGASLLTIYFGFKKSLKDIGSKYYSTFVFDDSIKTQADIKKNNRGDFNKRSFTFIDYSQVDSALTTKGKSVGVICCIDYYSDWDKLNKEEYKAKKKKAGEIYIEKLEKLIPGIKDQIEYYEIGTSKTVARYTLNPEGAVYGFAQTPQRMMFDKIQSIDNLHFASAWTKIGGGFSGAIYSGYLCALDIMRKNRQK